A stretch of Candidatus Sphingomonas phytovorans DNA encodes these proteins:
- a CDS encoding adenine phosphoribosyltransferase — translation MAPGAGDVGANDDRANDDLRALIRTIPDFPKPGIMFRDITTLLLDARGFALSIDRMAASVGGKVDLVAGIEARGFLFAAALAIPLNAGVLLIRKDGKLPGATIAEDYALEYGTDRIAIHADACTPGSTVLLVDDLIATGGTARAAVRLLRKAGAIVTQAAFVVDLPELGGADALRADDIDVRSLVAFDGH, via the coding sequence ATGGCGCCCGGCGCCGGTGACGTTGGAGCCAATGACGATCGGGCCAATGACGATCTCAGGGCTCTGATCCGGACGATCCCCGACTTTCCGAAGCCGGGGATCATGTTCCGGGACATCACCACCTTGCTGCTCGATGCACGGGGCTTCGCCCTGAGCATCGACCGCATGGCGGCCTCGGTGGGCGGCAAGGTCGATCTGGTCGCCGGCATCGAGGCCCGCGGCTTCCTTTTCGCCGCGGCGCTTGCGATTCCGCTGAACGCGGGCGTGTTGCTGATCCGCAAGGACGGCAAGCTGCCCGGTGCGACGATCGCCGAGGATTATGCGCTCGAATACGGTACCGACCGGATCGCGATTCATGCCGATGCCTGTACGCCGGGCTCGACCGTCCTGCTGGTCGACGACCTGATCGCGACGGGCGGTACCGCGCGGGCGGCCGTGCGGCTGTTGCGGAAGGCGGGAGCGATCGTGACCCAGGCCGCTTTCGTGGTCGACCTGCCCGAACTCGGAGGCGCCGATGCGCTTCGCGCGGACGACATCGACGTTCGCTCGCTGGTGGCGTTCGACGGGCATTGA
- a CDS encoding cytochrome c1 — translation MVRNLAMLVGAGFVAVLAWALFWTVQSQITDPAPASIETTEWHKHPKELELDSNGWFGNLKNTRQLQRGFQVFKEVCAACHSLHQVSFRDLKQIGYNDAQVKAIANQWVIEQPSINPDTGEPATRKNIPSDRFPSPFANDIAARAANNNAVPPDLSLMTKARHDGPAYIYSLLTGYQAQSAEMIKEFPDVKTPEGLHANPYFATMNIAMPPPLTSEGQVQYLDGTKPTVDQMAKDVSAFLVWTAEPNLTARHSAGFAVVIFLLIFCFLAWGAYQNVWRDIKH, via the coding sequence ATGGTCCGCAATCTCGCAATGCTGGTCGGCGCCGGGTTCGTCGCCGTACTCGCCTGGGCTCTCTTCTGGACTGTCCAGAGCCAGATCACCGATCCGGCGCCTGCGTCGATCGAGACGACGGAGTGGCACAAGCATCCGAAGGAGCTCGAACTCGACTCCAATGGCTGGTTCGGCAATCTGAAGAACACCCGGCAGCTGCAGCGTGGCTTCCAGGTGTTCAAGGAAGTCTGCGCGGCATGCCATTCGCTGCACCAGGTCTCGTTCCGCGATCTGAAGCAGATCGGCTATAACGATGCCCAGGTGAAGGCGATCGCCAACCAGTGGGTCATCGAGCAGCCATCGATCAATCCGGATACCGGCGAGCCCGCGACCCGCAAGAACATCCCGTCGGATCGTTTCCCGTCGCCCTTCGCGAACGATATCGCAGCGCGCGCCGCCAACAACAACGCGGTTCCGCCTGATCTCTCGCTGATGACCAAGGCGCGTCATGACGGCCCGGCCTATATCTACTCGCTCCTGACCGGCTACCAGGCTCAGTCGGCCGAGATGATCAAGGAATTCCCGGACGTGAAGACGCCCGAGGGCCTGCACGCGAACCCCTATTTCGCGACGATGAACATCGCGATGCCGCCGCCGCTGACCAGCGAAGGCCAGGTGCAGTATCTCGATGGCACCAAGCCGACCGTCGACCAGATGGCGAAGGATGTCTCCGCATTCCTCGTGTGGACCGCCGAACCCAATCTCACGGCGCGTCACTCCGCTGGTTTCGCCGTGGTGATCTTCCTGCTGATCTTCTGCTTCCTTGCCTGGGGAGCGTATCAGAATGTCTGGCGCGACATTAAGCACTGA
- a CDS encoding cytochrome b/b6, with translation MSFPWAKHYAPTNPLMKWVDERLPVPRLVYNAVGAGYPVPRNLNYFWNFGVLAGAALGIQIITGIVLAMHYGATADGAFNSVEHIMRDVNGGWFLRYAHANGASMFFIVVYIHIFRGLFYGSYKAPREMVWLLGVVIFLLMMATAFMGYVLPWGQMSFWGAQVITGFFSAIPVVGEYIRIWLLGGYAPDQAALNRFFSLHYLLPFVIAAVIVLHIWALHIPGSNNPTGVEVKGEQDTVPFHPYYTAKDGVGLGVFLLLFAVLLFFAPNYLGHPDNYIPANSLSTPAHIVPEWYFWPFYAILRAFTSDFILPAKLWGVLAMFGSILLLFFLPWLDSSPVRSATYRPTYRTFFWILVVDVLILGWCGGSPATPLYVILSQICAAYYFAHFLIILPIISRAERPTPLPNSITEAVLAKHGGSSSAQTALAAE, from the coding sequence ATGAGCTTTCCCTGGGCCAAGCATTACGCACCCACCAACCCGCTGATGAAGTGGGTCGACGAACGGCTGCCGGTTCCGCGCCTCGTCTATAACGCCGTGGGTGCCGGTTATCCGGTGCCGCGCAACCTCAATTATTTCTGGAATTTCGGCGTTCTCGCCGGTGCCGCGCTCGGCATCCAGATCATCACCGGCATCGTCCTCGCCATGCATTATGGCGCGACGGCGGACGGTGCGTTCAACTCGGTCGAGCATATCATGCGCGACGTGAACGGCGGCTGGTTCCTGCGCTACGCGCACGCGAACGGCGCCTCGATGTTCTTCATCGTCGTCTATATCCATATCTTCCGCGGCCTCTTCTACGGTTCCTACAAGGCGCCGCGAGAGATGGTCTGGCTGCTCGGCGTCGTCATCTTCCTGCTGATGATGGCAACCGCCTTCATGGGCTATGTGCTTCCCTGGGGTCAGATGAGCTTCTGGGGCGCGCAGGTGATCACCGGCTTCTTCTCGGCGATACCCGTGGTCGGCGAATATATCCGCATCTGGCTGCTCGGCGGCTACGCTCCGGACCAGGCAGCGCTGAACCGCTTCTTCTCGCTGCATTACCTTCTGCCGTTCGTGATCGCCGCGGTCATCGTCCTGCACATCTGGGCGCTGCATATTCCGGGTTCGAACAACCCGACCGGCGTTGAAGTGAAGGGCGAGCAGGATACGGTTCCGTTCCACCCCTATTACACCGCCAAGGACGGCGTCGGTCTCGGCGTGTTCCTGCTGCTGTTCGCGGTGCTGCTGTTCTTCGCGCCGAACTATCTCGGCCATCCGGACAACTACATCCCGGCGAACTCGCTCTCGACGCCCGCGCACATCGTACCCGAATGGTATTTCTGGCCGTTCTACGCGATCCTGCGTGCCTTCACCTCGGACTTCATCCTCCCGGCGAAGCTGTGGGGCGTGCTGGCGATGTTCGGTTCGATCCTGCTGCTGTTCTTCCTGCCCTGGCTGGACAGTTCGCCGGTGCGCTCGGCCACTTACCGGCCGACCTATCGCACCTTCTTCTGGATCCTGGTGGTCGACGTCCTGATCCTCGGCTGGTGCGGTGGATCGCCCGCGACGCCGCTCTACGTCATCCTCAGCCAGATTTGTGCGGCTTATTATTTCGCGCATTTCCTGATCATCCTGCCGATCATCTCGCGGGCGGAACGCCCCACGCCGCTGCCCAACTCGATCACCGAGGCGGTGCTGGCGAAGCATGGCGGCAGTTCGTCGGCGCAGACCGCGCTCGCGGCCGAATAA
- the petA gene encoding ubiquinol-cytochrome c reductase iron-sulfur subunit, which translates to MAIVDTAVPPGEDPAPFHEEVEDPRRRDFINIAAVAWIGVGGAVTVLPLLNQMNPSADVLAQSTTEIDLSKIQPGQAIKTSFRKQPLFVRNLTPKEIAEADAVPVSSLRDPQTLEQRTKAGHKNWLITLGVCTHLGCVPLGAGEGENRGPFGGYFCPCHGSAYDTAARIRKGPAPKNLAVPDYKFNSATTVTVG; encoded by the coding sequence ATGGCAATTGTTGATACCGCCGTACCGCCTGGGGAAGACCCGGCACCGTTCCATGAGGAGGTGGAAGATCCCCGCCGCCGCGATTTCATCAATATCGCGGCCGTGGCCTGGATCGGCGTCGGCGGTGCTGTCACCGTGCTGCCCCTGCTCAACCAGATGAATCCGTCGGCCGACGTGCTCGCACAGTCGACCACCGAGATCGACCTGTCGAAGATCCAGCCTGGACAGGCGATCAAGACCTCGTTCCGCAAGCAGCCCTTGTTCGTGCGCAACCTGACGCCGAAGGAAATCGCCGAGGCGGACGCCGTGCCGGTCAGTTCGCTGCGCGACCCGCAGACGCTTGAGCAGCGCACCAAGGCAGGCCACAAGAACTGGCTGATCACGCTGGGCGTGTGCACCCATCTCGGCTGCGTGCCGCTGGGCGCGGGCGAGGGCGAGAATCGCGGGCCTTTCGGCGGTTATTTCTGTCCCTGCCACGGGTCGGCCTACGACACCGCGGCGCGCATCCGCAAAGGCCCGGCGCCGAAGAATCTGGCGGTGCCCGACTATAAATTCAATTCTGCCACCACCGTAACGGTCGGTTGA
- a CDS encoding tRNA (cytidine(34)-2'-O)-methyltransferase: MRIALYQPDIAGNVGTILRLAACLGVGVDLIEPMGFAWSDRALARAGMDYVGAVDVVRHVDWAAFEAQVPGRIVLLTTRGGVRIDEAAFLADDVLLLGSESAGVPADVHARADLAVRIPLVSGRRSLNVAVAAGIALGEALRQTGGWPA; encoded by the coding sequence ATGCGCATCGCACTTTACCAGCCCGATATCGCCGGCAATGTCGGCACGATCCTGCGGCTCGCAGCCTGTCTTGGCGTGGGCGTCGACCTGATCGAGCCGATGGGATTCGCCTGGTCCGATCGCGCGCTCGCGCGGGCCGGAATGGACTATGTCGGGGCCGTCGACGTGGTCCGCCATGTCGACTGGGCGGCGTTCGAAGCGCAGGTCCCCGGCCGGATCGTGCTGCTGACGACGCGGGGCGGCGTGCGCATCGACGAAGCCGCCTTCCTTGCGGACGATGTGCTGCTGCTCGGGAGCGAGAGCGCGGGCGTGCCGGCGGACGTCCATGCCCGCGCCGATCTGGCGGTGCGCATCCCGCTCGTTTCAGGCAGGCGATCGCTGAATGTCGCCGTCGCCGCGGGAATCGCGTTGGGGGAAGCCCTTCGCCAGACCGGAGGCTGGCCCGCCTGA
- the hemF gene encoding oxygen-dependent coproporphyrinogen oxidase — MELDSEQSTARAWFESLRDQICAEFESIEREAGSDARFDYIAWDRTDPSGEPGGGGVRGVMKGRIFEKVGVNVSTVGGSFEGDFAKSIHGAGEDPRFFATGISLVAHMANPHVPAVHMNTRFLVTTKRWFGGGADLNPPLPRAEDTEDFHATLKAACDAHDPAHYPRFKQWADDYFYIPHRQVHRGVGGIFYDHLEGDFTANFAFTQDVGRAFLDTYPRIVRRRMGDSFTDADLKTQRAWRGRYAEFNLVHDRGTLFGLKTGGNIDAILMSLPPVATWD, encoded by the coding sequence ATGGAACTCGACTCCGAACAATCCACCGCGCGCGCCTGGTTCGAAAGCCTGCGCGACCAGATTTGCGCCGAATTCGAATCGATCGAGCGCGAGGCCGGGTCGGATGCGCGATTCGACTATATCGCCTGGGACCGGACCGATCCCTCGGGCGAGCCCGGCGGCGGCGGCGTGCGCGGGGTGATGAAAGGCCGGATATTCGAGAAGGTCGGGGTCAACGTCTCGACCGTCGGCGGCAGCTTCGAGGGCGACTTCGCCAAGTCGATCCACGGCGCCGGCGAGGATCCGCGATTCTTCGCCACCGGCATCAGCCTGGTCGCCCATATGGCGAACCCGCATGTGCCGGCCGTGCATATGAACACGCGATTCCTCGTCACGACCAAGCGGTGGTTCGGTGGCGGCGCCGATCTCAACCCTCCCCTGCCCCGCGCCGAGGACACGGAGGATTTCCACGCAACGCTGAAGGCAGCGTGCGATGCGCACGACCCGGCGCATTATCCGCGCTTCAAGCAATGGGCGGACGATTATTTCTACATCCCGCACCGCCAGGTCCATCGCGGTGTCGGCGGCATCTTCTACGATCATCTGGAAGGCGACTTCACGGCGAACTTCGCCTTCACCCAAGATGTCGGACGCGCTTTTCTCGACACCTATCCGCGAATCGTCCGGCGACGGATGGGCGACAGCTTCACTGACGCCGACCTCAAGACCCAGCGCGCATGGCGCGGTCGCTACGCCGAATTCAACCTTGTCCATGATCGCGGCACGCTGTTCGGGCTCAAGACCGGGGGCAATATCGACGCGATCCTAATGAGCCTGCCGCCGGTCGCCACATGGGACTGA
- a CDS encoding GNAT family N-acetyltransferase — protein MGLSPVSPNDVATIVTTLEMRRRPPLRPMPASRLRLVAWQKPSTDKYRALFRRIGAPWLWFSRLVMDEATLTRIIHDPDIAIFAAVDPAGVEVGMLELDFRARHQCEISYFGLIPELAGQGHGRWLMAEALTRGWTKGVERVWVHTCTLDHPSALGFYRASGFTAISRTIETFPDPRATGFLPPDAAPQIPRLDTSRR, from the coding sequence ATGGGACTGAGTCCCGTTTCTCCGAACGACGTGGCGACGATCGTCACGACGCTCGAGATGCGGCGACGCCCGCCGCTGCGGCCGATGCCGGCCTCGCGCCTGCGGCTCGTCGCGTGGCAAAAGCCGTCTACCGACAAATATCGCGCGCTGTTCCGGCGAATCGGAGCGCCGTGGCTGTGGTTCTCGCGGCTGGTGATGGACGAGGCGACGCTCACCCGAATCATCCATGATCCGGACATAGCGATCTTCGCGGCGGTCGATCCGGCAGGTGTCGAGGTTGGCATGCTCGAACTTGATTTCCGTGCCCGGCACCAGTGCGAGATTTCCTATTTCGGGCTGATTCCCGAACTGGCCGGGCAAGGCCATGGCCGCTGGCTGATGGCGGAGGCGCTGACGCGCGGCTGGACGAAAGGCGTCGAACGAGTCTGGGTCCATACCTGCACGCTCGATCACCCGTCCGCGCTCGGCTTCTATCGCGCCTCGGGCTTCACCGCGATCTCAAGGACGATCGAGACATTCCCCGATCCGCGCGCGACCGGCTTCCTGCCGCCCGACGCCGCGCCTCAGATACCCCGGCTCGACACCAGCCGCCGGTAA
- the lipB gene encoding lipoyl(octanoyl) transferase LipB → MLAHGAGLAHRSGVTALPDDIEWRVEPAPMPYDEAIAIMEARASAVGAGEANELIWLLEHPPVYTGGTSADPAELLDPRFPVVQTGRGGRYTYHGPGQRIGYLVLDLNKRGRDVRHFVHSLEGWLIAALAEIGIEAFRAPGRVGIWTNVPASSGGIAEAKIGAIGVRVRRWVTLHGFSVNLSPDLSHFAGIVPCGLPDYPVTSATALGKPAGLATFDAALAFALPAFLETLSSAR, encoded by the coding sequence ATGCTTGCGCATGGGGCCGGACTAGCGCATCGATCCGGCGTGACTGCTCTTCCCGACGACATCGAATGGCGCGTCGAGCCTGCGCCAATGCCCTATGACGAAGCGATCGCCATCATGGAGGCGCGTGCGTCGGCGGTAGGCGCAGGGGAAGCCAATGAGCTGATCTGGCTGCTTGAACACCCGCCCGTCTATACCGGCGGCACCAGCGCCGACCCGGCCGAACTCCTGGATCCGCGCTTTCCCGTCGTCCAGACGGGGCGCGGCGGGCGCTATACCTATCACGGCCCCGGCCAGCGGATCGGCTATCTCGTCCTCGATCTCAACAAGCGCGGGCGCGACGTGCGGCATTTCGTGCACAGCCTGGAGGGCTGGCTGATCGCCGCGCTGGCGGAAATCGGCATCGAGGCGTTTCGCGCGCCAGGCCGCGTTGGAATCTGGACGAACGTGCCCGCTTCCTCTGGCGGCATCGCCGAAGCCAAGATCGGGGCGATCGGGGTTCGCGTACGACGCTGGGTCACGCTGCACGGCTTCTCGGTGAACCTGTCGCCCGATCTTTCGCACTTCGCCGGAATCGTCCCCTGCGGCCTGCCCGACTACCCGGTCACCAGCGCCACCGCGCTTGGAAAGCCTGCAGGTCTTGCAACCTTTGACGCCGCGCTGGCGTTTGCCCTTCCCGCCTTTCTCGAAACTCTTTCTTCTGCCCGATAA
- the queE gene encoding 7-carboxy-7-deazaguanine synthase → MSYAVKEMFLTLQGEGVNAGRRAVFVRFAGCNLWSGREQDRDAAICRFCDTDFVGTDGAGGGKFADAAALAAAVSSHWGEGRAERFVVLTGGEPMLQVDDGLVEALHAAGFVIAIESNGTIAAHPGIDWVCVSPKAGSVVVQQSGDELKLVWPQAGTDVAVIEGWDFRHFLVQPMDDARQVENQAAAIDFVLARPHWRLTLQAHKALGLR, encoded by the coding sequence ATGAGCTATGCGGTCAAGGAGATGTTCCTCACCCTGCAGGGGGAGGGCGTGAATGCCGGCCGGCGCGCGGTGTTCGTGCGTTTTGCCGGCTGCAACCTCTGGTCGGGACGGGAGCAGGATCGCGATGCCGCGATCTGCCGCTTCTGCGATACCGATTTTGTCGGCACCGATGGCGCCGGCGGGGGCAAGTTCGCCGATGCCGCGGCGCTGGCGGCGGCGGTGTCGAGTCATTGGGGCGAGGGCAGGGCCGAGCGTTTTGTCGTGCTGACTGGCGGCGAGCCAATGCTCCAGGTAGATGATGGGCTGGTCGAGGCGCTCCATGCCGCGGGCTTCGTCATTGCCATCGAGAGCAACGGCACGATCGCCGCGCATCCCGGCATCGACTGGGTCTGCGTCAGCCCCAAGGCAGGCAGTGTGGTCGTGCAGCAATCAGGCGACGAGCTCAAGCTGGTCTGGCCGCAGGCCGGTACTGATGTCGCGGTGATCGAAGGCTGGGATTTCCGCCATTTCCTCGTCCAGCCGATGGATGACGCCCGGCAGGTGGAAAATCAGGCGGCCGCGATCGATTTTGTCCTCGCGCGTCCCCATTGGCGCCTGACGTTGCAGGCGCACAAGGCCTTGGGGTTGCGGTAG
- the queC gene encoding 7-cyano-7-deazaguanine synthase QueC, with protein sequence MRNSTTLAVALVSGGLDSMVAAARAREDGHRLLALSVDYNQRHRLELAAARRIAKLLDAERHIVLPLDLSAFGGSALTSDIAVPKTGVEEGIPVTYVPARNTIFLSLALGWAEATGARDLYIGVNALDYSGYPDCRPEFIAEFERLAEVATKAGVEGHPFRIHAPLQHMTKADIVREAARLGLDAGISWSCYDPAPGGVHCGLCDSCRLRAKGFEEAGIPDPTRYAELL encoded by the coding sequence ATGAGAAATTCAACGACCCTGGCGGTCGCCCTGGTGTCGGGCGGCCTGGATTCAATGGTGGCGGCGGCGCGTGCCCGCGAGGATGGCCACCGCCTGCTCGCCCTTTCGGTGGACTATAATCAACGCCACCGGCTCGAGCTTGCAGCTGCGCGGCGTATCGCCAAGCTCCTCGATGCGGAGCGCCACATCGTCCTGCCGCTGGATCTCTCGGCATTCGGTGGTTCAGCGCTCACCTCGGACATCGCGGTGCCCAAGACCGGCGTTGAGGAAGGCATTCCCGTCACCTATGTCCCGGCGCGCAACACGATCTTCCTCAGCCTGGCGCTGGGCTGGGCCGAGGCGACCGGTGCGCGCGACCTCTATATCGGCGTCAATGCGCTCGACTATTCGGGCTATCCCGACTGCCGTCCCGAATTCATCGCCGAATTCGAAAGACTGGCCGAGGTCGCGACCAAGGCAGGGGTGGAGGGCCATCCTTTCCGCATCCATGCCCCACTCCAGCACATGACCAAGGCCGATATCGTACGCGAGGCGGCACGTCTCGGGCTCGATGCGGGGATCAGCTGGTCCTGTTATGATCCGGCGCCGGGCGGCGTGCATTGCGGGCTGTGCGACAGCTGCCGCCTGCGCGCCAAGGGCTTCGAGGAAGCGGGTATTCCCGATCCGACACGCTACGCCGAACTGCTCTGA
- a CDS encoding Hsp33 family molecular chaperone HslO: METPNADLDRALGFTIPARHARGRIVRLGPVLDEILTAHAYPPAIEALLAEALTLAALIGSTLKDAGGQLTLQAQTDGGVVKLLVCDYRGGELRGYVQFDEERLAEGPQDPTLFALFGQGYLAITFDQAATKERYQGIVPLDGATLAEAAQNYFIQSEQIPTLVRVGIARGADGRHVAGGLFLQHLPEGEDGRERLHTRLDHPEWEHVAVLGQTMGADELADSTIPLDALVWRLFNEEDEVRLLPTAPLLRGCRCSPDYIASVLSKFPAEEQRSMADENGMIVVDCAFCARKFPVPVADHYAA, from the coding sequence ATGGAAACACCCAATGCCGATCTCGACCGCGCGCTCGGCTTCACCATTCCGGCGCGTCATGCGCGCGGCCGGATCGTGCGACTTGGCCCGGTGCTCGACGAGATCCTCACGGCGCACGCCTATCCGCCGGCGATCGAGGCTTTGCTCGCCGAGGCGTTGACGCTCGCCGCGCTGATCGGGTCCACGCTGAAGGATGCGGGCGGCCAGCTCACTCTCCAGGCCCAGACCGACGGCGGCGTCGTGAAGCTGCTGGTCTGCGACTATCGCGGCGGCGAACTGCGCGGCTATGTCCAGTTCGACGAGGAGCGGCTCGCTGAAGGGCCTCAGGATCCAACCCTGTTCGCGCTGTTCGGCCAGGGCTATCTCGCGATCACCTTCGACCAGGCGGCTACCAAGGAGCGTTATCAGGGTATCGTGCCGCTCGATGGCGCGACCCTCGCCGAGGCGGCGCAGAATTATTTTATCCAGTCGGAGCAGATCCCGACCCTGGTCCGCGTTGGCATTGCGCGCGGGGCCGACGGCCGTCATGTCGCGGGTGGACTGTTCCTCCAGCATCTGCCCGAGGGCGAGGATGGCCGCGAACGCCTGCATACCCGGCTCGATCACCCGGAATGGGAGCATGTCGCGGTGCTCGGCCAGACCATGGGGGCCGACGAGTTGGCCGATTCGACCATTCCGCTCGATGCGCTGGTGTGGCGGCTGTTCAACGAGGAGGATGAGGTGCGGCTGCTGCCAACCGCGCCGCTCCTGCGCGGCTGCCGCTGCTCGCCCGACTACATCGCCTCGGTCCTGTCGAAATTTCCCGCGGAGGAGCAGCGCTCCATGGCGGACGAGAACGGCATGATCGTGGTCGATTGCGCTTTTTGCGCACGCAAATTTCCCGTGCCCGTGGCCGATCATTACGCTGCCTGA